The DNA segment TGTGTTTTTTCCGAAGATAACAACATTCTCATCTGCATCCGCGCCAAAAAAATCGCCGATAAAAGCGCGTGCGTTGTCGAAAATTGCCGTTGCTATTTGCGATTTGAATCCTGTTCCGCGATGAACGCCGGAATACCACGGCAAAAAATTTTCGATGCACGATATAACGGATTGAAATGTTGGTGTACTTGCAGCATTATCGAGAAATACGTAGCGGCGCCGCGTTCCGTCGAGAATTGGAACATAAGAATCAATGCCGACAATGTCGTCGCGAAGTGATGCAAGCGTGTGATGTTCGTCGGAGGAAAATTTATTCATCGGGTTAGAGTGATTTTTTTCGGTGAAAAGTTACAAGATTTTTTTGAAACTTTCTCAATTTATTTTTTGTAAAAAAGATGTTGTCGTACCGTTATTTATCCGCGTGGATGAAATGTTGTATGCACTTCTTTGAGGAACTCTCTGTCAATATGCGTATAAATTTCCGTTGTCGAAATATCGGAATGTCCGAGTAATTCCTGCACGACTCGCAAATCGGCGCCGCCTTCGAGTAAATGCGTTGCGAAAGAATGACGGAACGTATGCGGATGAATTTTTTTTTCTAATGCTTTTCTGCCGTAATATTCTACGATGTTCCAAATCATCATTCGCGTCAGTTTTTTTCCGCGCATACTCAAAAAAAGATGTTCGCTCACGTTTTGTTTGAGAGTGAATATGTTGCGTATTTCGTTTTCGTAACGGCGAATCCACTGTAATGCAATTCTTCCTATGGGGATCAATCGTTCTTTCGAACCTTTGCCGAACACGCGTACGAATTTTTCTTTCGTATATACATCGTTCTTTTTGACGCCGAGAAGTTCCGACACGCGCATTCCTGTTGCGTATAAGGTTTCCAAAATTGCGCGGTCGCGAATCCATATTTTTTGTTTCACGGAATTTTTTTTGTTTGCAAATTCTTTGCCGTTTGCGGATTCAAGTATATAAATGATTTCGTTTTGATGGAGAACTTCAGGAAGTGTGCGCGAAATTTTTGGGGTTTCGATAACATGAGTCGGGTCAATTGTAATGCGTTGTTCCCGCAGTAAAAATCTGAAAAATGCTTTCAGGGAGGAAATTTTGCGCGCAACAGATTTTGATGTAAGTTTTTTTTTTGACAGGTGAATAAGAAATTCCGTAATTATTGTCCCAGAAGTTTGTTCGAACAGAATATTTTTTTTCTTGAGAAATTGTAAAAATTCTTTGACATCATTCGAGTACGATTCGAGTGTGTTTTGAGAAAGATTTTTTTCTAAAGAAATATGTTGACAAAAAGAACGAAGAAGGGGAAATGCGGAATCTGCAGCGGATTCGTTTTGAGTTTTTCGAATGTTCTTCGTTGTTGGCAAAACAGATTATGGTTGAAAAAATATTTGTACGGCGACTACTTGCCTCTGCCCAACCAGCGCGTTACTTGTTCGGGAATGTCCGTAATAATAAAATCAACATCGCTTTTCATCGCTTTTTCGAAATCGGCTTCGGATACGATGTTGTATGCACCGAGGTAAAGTTTATTTGAGCGTACATCGGTGATAAGATTTTTTTTCAGTGTTTTGATATCGCACACAAACGTATCGGCACACGACATTTTGCAGAGCGAAGACGGCGATTTTCGAATGTGGCGATGAGTGTCGTAGTTGATGCCGCGCTGCAATTGAGTGTTATAATCAAAAAATTCATGAAGAAGATTGTGGTCGAAAGAAGTGAACAGTACATCGTTTTCCATTCCGAATTCTTTTACGAGTTTGATACTTTTTTCTACGATGAAATTATATTTTGCGTCATTGCCGTACGATTTTACTTCGATAATAAGTTTAATTCGGCCTTGGCAAATTTTCAGAACATCGCGGAGCGTTGGTATAATTTCGTTCGAGAATTGCGGATGAAACCACGAGCCGACATCAAAATTTTGCAATTCGCGAAGCGTGAACGTACTGATTTTTCCTCTTCCATTGGTTGTTCGGTTTATGCGATGGTCGTGAAAGACGATAACTTTGCCGTCGCTGGAGCATTGAATATCGAGTTCAATCATATCTATGCCAACTTCAATTGCGCGGCGAAACGCAACGAGTGTGTTTTCAGGAAATGTATCCGAACATCCGCGATGCGCGGCAACAAGAGGACGAACTTTTAAAGGAAACATATTTCTCCGCTACTGTGAAAATTCAAATTGTTGTATTTGTTGAAGCAATGTAGAATGAATTGCCTGCACTTCTCCTATGCCGTTCATAGTGAGAAGATTTCCTAATGAGTGGTAATATTCAATAACAGGTTCAGTTTGTTGTGCATAAACGATTAGACGCTTTCGAACAGTTTCTGGTTCATCGTCGTTTCTTTGAATTAACGGCGATGAACATTTTGGGCACGGTGTTCCTTGTGAAAGTTTATCTAATGTTTTGTTAAATGTTGCGCCGCACGTTTTGCAACAAACTCGTTCCTGCAATCTTCGGACGATTTCGTTTTCATCAACTGAAAAATTTATGACACAATTCAATGGTAATTTCAGTTCGCCAAAAAGTTGTGTGAGTGCAATCGCTTGTGGAATTGTTCTCGGAAATCCGTCGAGAATAAAACCGTTTTTTGCATCATCGTTTGTAACGACTTTACGGATAATTTCAATCATCAAATCATCCGAAACTAATTGTCCCGATTCAAGAACCGATTGAACTTTTTTCCCAAGCGGCGTTTCGTATGAAATTTCTTTCCGCAACATATCGCCCGTAGAAAAATGTTGAATAGAAAAATGCTCCGCTAATAATTTTGCTTGTGTTCCTTTGCCAACACCCGGAGGTCCGAGTAAAACAATACGCATACAACTCACTCTTTTTTTATCCGACTTTTTTTTCTAATTGTTCTTCTAACGATTGAATTACTTCCTCGAGTAGTTGTATAATTCTGTTGTCGTATTCGCGAATACGTTGTTTTCGCAGCATTCGCAACACATCTTCTTTCGGATAGTTTTCGAACAGAGAAATAACAGCGTTTCGAACTTGGGGAACAGGATCATTGAGAAACAACGAAAGATGTTTCACAACAGTATTGGTATCTGATGAAGAACGAACAAGAAGTTGCAATGCTTCCGTTCTGATTACGTGCGAATTTCCCGCCATCGAATACTCCATTAACGTTCTCACTGCCTTCGGCGCGTCAAATTTTACGAACGATTTTAACGCCGCAATACGTATTTGCTCCTGATATGAATCTTTGTTTAACCCTTGAATACAGTATGAAAGCGCATTTGCAGAATCAATTTTTGTCACCGCAGAAAGCGCTAGCGCTACAACAGAATAACTAGAATCTTCCAAAACAATTTTTTGGAGCGAAGGAAGAATTACCAGTTGTCGTTCACCTTTTATTTTTTCGAGCGTACGAATTACCGTCGCGCGTACTTTGCTGTTCGCATCACGCAACGATGAAAGTAGTTGCATCTGCGCTTTCGAAGAATGAACAACACCTGCTAATGCTTCTGCCGCATTTGCACGAACTCCCCAAAAGGAATCGTTTGCTAATCGGTTGATAATGGCTTCAGTGAATTTCGTGCTGTCGTCGGTAAAAAGATTTCTTCGTACAATGTCCAGCGCTTCCAAACGCGCAGGTGTGTCGCCGTGTTCAAGGAGATAGAGTATTTCATCTGTTGTGCGTTCAAATTCGAGTTGTTTTATGAGCGTGGACCCTTTATCAAAAACAATGGCAAGCGGTTTATCTTCAAGGGGAAATGAAAATTCTTTCGTGCGACGGTCAATCCAAATTTGTTCGACTTTACTTCCAGCGGAAGTAAAAAATTCTATTTCGACGGGAAGCGAAAAAAATCCCGTAAGCGAATCGAGTTTCTGTGTTTGACGAACAGTAAGTTTTAATACATCTTTTGTCTCATCGTAACTATCTTCCACAATAAGTTCGGGATAACCGGATTTATACAACCATTGATTGAAAAACCATTGCATATTGATTCCAGTCGCTTCTTCAATCGCAATCTTCAAATCATTCGTTTCAACGTTTTTGAACTGATGTTTGCGGAGGTAATGTTGCATTGCTTTCCACCATAAATCATCGCCTAAATATTTTCGAATCATATTCAAAACGGCGCCGCCCTTTGCATAAATGTGTTCGTCAAAAACTTCATCCGCATCAGTATAACCGTTCCAAACAATCGGTCGCTTTTCGTCGTTGTCCGCCGAAATTGCTTTTCGTTGAAGTCCCAAAACGAACCACATCATATCATCGTTACCTCGTTCGTGTTCAAGCCACATTGCTTCGCAATATGCGGCGAATCCTTCGTGTAACCACGAATGTGACCAATCGCGAGTTGTTACAAGGTTTCCAAACCATTGGTGCGCAAGAACGTGTGCAATGAGCCCATCGCTTTTGTAATCGAGGTGTGCGCGTGCATCGTGAAGTGTTTTTTCATGTAATATTGCGCCGCCCGCATATTCCATTCCGATATTCAAGTAATTATTTACAGTAACTTGCGTATATGTTTCCCCCGGAAATGCAACGCCGATTTTATCAGAAAAAAATTTTATAACTGATGGCGTTTTGGAAAACGTAATATTGGCGTTTTCCTTTTGTGCATCTGGGATAAGATATGCAAGTTGAATTCCATTGGAAGTTTCGACACGTTTAACAAAGTTTCCAACGACGAGCGAAATCAAATATGATGAATGTGGTTTGGTATCAACATAATGGAACGTCGTGGTTCCGTCTGCGTTTTTCTTTTCTTCGCGGAGTGTTCCGTTTGCTACTGCCGTTGTTGTTCCTTTGACCGTAACAGACATTTCACTGGTGGCTTTGTCATTCGGATAATCGTAACACGGAATCCAGCAATGATTATCTTCCGATTGTCCTTGAGTCCATGCTTGCCACGTTTTGCCCTCGACGGTAGAATCGGAAACAAAA comes from the Ignavibacteria bacterium genome and includes:
- the xerD gene encoding site-specific tyrosine recombinase XerD, producing the protein MRKTQNESAADSAFPLLRSFCQHISLEKNLSQNTLESYSNDVKEFLQFLKKKNILFEQTSGTIITEFLIHLSKKKLTSKSVARKISSLKAFFRFLLREQRITIDPTHVIETPKISRTLPEVLHQNEIIYILESANGKEFANKKNSVKQKIWIRDRAILETLYATGMRVSELLGVKKNDVYTKEKFVRVFGKGSKERLIPIGRIALQWIRRYENEIRNIFTLKQNVSEHLFLSMRGKKLTRMMIWNIVEYYGRKALEKKIHPHTFRHSFATHLLEGGADLRVVQELLGHSDISTTEIYTHIDREFLKEVHTTFHPRG
- a CDS encoding adenylate kinase, with product MRIVLLGPPGVGKGTQAKLLAEHFSIQHFSTGDMLRKEISYETPLGKKVQSVLESGQLVSDDLMIEIIRKVVTNDDAKNGFILDGFPRTIPQAIALTQLFGELKLPLNCVINFSVDENEIVRRLQERVCCKTCGATFNKTLDKLSQGTPCPKCSSPLIQRNDDEPETVRKRLIVYAQQTEPVIEYYHSLGNLLTMNGIGEVQAIHSTLLQQIQQFEFSQ